From Streptomyces yatensis, one genomic window encodes:
- a CDS encoding GntR family transcriptional regulator codes for MRNVATEPGDGEELSLAERAYRAVRDRLVMLEIRPGAPINEDQLAQSLGVGRTPVREALKRLQYERLITTYPRRGTFATEVNITDLAYISEVRQELEPLAAARAARRATATDRATLTALRRELESVDPHRHAAADLMHLDLQVHRAIYAATHNPYLEDTLVRHDNLATRIWCLFIDRLSDVAGHVGEHGPLIDAIVAGDPDKAAQLAGNHVEGFERAIRAAI; via the coding sequence ATGCGGAACGTGGCGACCGAGCCCGGGGACGGCGAGGAGCTGTCCCTCGCCGAGCGCGCCTACCGCGCCGTCCGGGACCGTCTGGTCATGCTCGAGATCCGCCCGGGCGCGCCGATCAACGAGGACCAGCTGGCACAGTCCCTCGGCGTCGGGCGGACACCGGTGCGCGAGGCGCTCAAGCGGCTCCAGTACGAGCGCCTGATCACCACCTACCCCCGGCGCGGCACCTTCGCCACCGAGGTCAACATCACCGACCTGGCCTATATCTCGGAGGTGCGCCAGGAGCTGGAGCCGCTGGCCGCCGCCCGGGCCGCTCGGCGCGCCACCGCCACCGACCGTGCGACGCTGACGGCCCTACGGCGGGAGCTGGAGAGCGTGGATCCGCACCGGCACGCCGCCGCCGACCTCATGCACCTGGATCTGCAGGTCCACCGCGCCATCTACGCCGCCACGCACAACCCGTACTTGGAGGACACCCTCGTCCGCCACGACAATCTGGCCACGCGCATCTGGTGCCTGTTCATCGACCGCCTGTCCGACGTGGCCGGCCACGTCGGAGAGCACGGACCGCTGATCGACGCGATCGTCGCCGGTGACCCCGACAAGGCGGCACAGCTCGCCGGCAACCATGTCGAGGGCTTCGAACGGGCCATCCGCGCGGCCATCTGA
- a CDS encoding propionyl-CoA synthetase, with amino-acid sequence MGAYDETYHRSLEDVEGFWLDAAAAIDWTRPPTQALDDSRAPLLRWFPDGELNTSYNALDRHVENGHGDRTALIYDSPVTGAVRRFSYAELRDEVALFAGALRSLGVGKGDRVIVYMPMVPEAVIAMLACARIGAVHSVVFGGFAPKELAARIEDAEPAVIVAASCGIEPTRVVEYQPIVEAALGLTTHQPDKVVILQRDRARAELGGVYVDWAELVARAEPVGPVPVAATDPLYVLYTSGTTGRPKGVVRDNGGHAVALAWSMAAIYDIGPGDVWWTASDVGWVVGHSYIVYAPLLIGATTVLYEGKPVGTPDAGAFWRVISDHGVKALFTAPTALRAIKRLDSEAFEPKKYDLSSFRTLFLAGERLDPETYHWAHQHLGTPVIDHWWQTETGWPIAANLHGLEPMPVKPGSATVPVPGWDVRVLDQGGAELPAGQEGVIAIRLPLPPGALPTLWGDDQRFIEAYLSRYEGYYLTGDSGYRDADGYLFVMGRTDDVINVAGHRLSTGAMEAVLAAHPAVAECAVIGVHDELKGQLPRGFVVLKAGADIRDEDLREELVAAVRREIGPVAAFRAVSVVEALPKTRSGKILRKTMRGIADGRDEPVPSTIEDPSVLDALRPVLRPE; translated from the coding sequence ATGGGCGCGTACGACGAGACTTACCACCGCAGCCTCGAGGATGTCGAAGGGTTCTGGCTGGACGCGGCGGCGGCGATCGACTGGACCCGGCCACCGACCCAGGCCCTGGACGACTCCCGTGCGCCGCTGCTGCGGTGGTTCCCCGACGGTGAACTCAACACCTCGTACAACGCGTTGGACCGGCATGTCGAGAACGGCCACGGCGACCGGACCGCACTGATCTACGACTCCCCGGTGACCGGTGCGGTCCGGCGCTTCAGCTACGCCGAGCTGCGTGATGAGGTCGCGCTCTTCGCCGGGGCGCTGCGCTCGCTGGGTGTGGGCAAGGGCGACCGGGTCATCGTCTATATGCCGATGGTGCCCGAGGCGGTCATCGCCATGCTGGCCTGCGCCAGGATCGGCGCGGTGCACTCGGTGGTCTTCGGCGGCTTCGCGCCCAAGGAGCTGGCCGCCCGTATCGAGGACGCCGAACCGGCCGTGATCGTCGCGGCGTCCTGCGGGATCGAGCCGACGCGGGTCGTGGAGTACCAGCCCATCGTGGAGGCGGCGCTCGGCCTGACCACCCATCAGCCGGACAAGGTCGTCATCCTGCAGCGCGACCGGGCGCGCGCGGAGCTCGGCGGGGTGTACGTGGACTGGGCGGAGCTCGTCGCCCGCGCCGAGCCGGTCGGCCCGGTCCCGGTGGCGGCGACCGACCCGCTGTATGTGCTGTACACCTCCGGGACCACCGGCAGGCCGAAGGGCGTCGTCCGCGACAACGGCGGCCACGCGGTCGCGCTGGCGTGGTCAATGGCCGCGATCTACGACATCGGGCCGGGCGACGTGTGGTGGACCGCGTCCGACGTCGGCTGGGTGGTCGGGCACTCCTACATCGTCTACGCGCCGCTGCTGATCGGTGCGACCACCGTGCTGTACGAGGGCAAGCCGGTGGGCACCCCGGATGCCGGGGCGTTCTGGCGGGTGATCAGCGACCACGGGGTGAAGGCGCTGTTCACCGCGCCCACGGCGCTGCGGGCGATCAAGAGGCTGGACTCGGAGGCCTTCGAGCCGAAGAAGTACGATCTGTCCTCGTTCCGCACCCTCTTCCTGGCCGGGGAGCGGCTCGACCCCGAGACCTACCACTGGGCGCACCAGCACCTCGGCACACCGGTCATCGACCATTGGTGGCAGACCGAGACCGGCTGGCCGATCGCCGCGAACCTCCACGGGCTGGAGCCGATGCCGGTCAAGCCCGGGTCGGCCACGGTGCCGGTTCCCGGCTGGGATGTGCGCGTCCTGGACCAGGGCGGTGCCGAGCTGCCCGCGGGCCAGGAGGGCGTGATCGCGATCCGGCTTCCGCTGCCTCCCGGTGCGCTTCCCACGCTGTGGGGTGACGACCAGCGGTTCATCGAGGCGTATCTGTCCCGGTACGAGGGCTACTACCTGACCGGTGACTCGGGGTACCGCGACGCGGACGGCTATCTGTTCGTCATGGGCCGCACCGACGACGTGATCAACGTCGCGGGGCACCGCTTGTCCACCGGTGCGATGGAAGCGGTGCTCGCGGCGCACCCGGCCGTCGCGGAGTGTGCGGTGATCGGGGTGCACGACGAGCTGAAGGGCCAACTGCCGCGGGGCTTCGTGGTGCTCAAGGCGGGCGCCGACATCCGGGACGAAGACCTGCGCGAGGAGCTGGTCGCGGCGGTCCGCCGGGAGATCGGCCCGGTGGCCGCGTTCCGGGCCGTCTCGGTCGTGGAGGCGCTGCCCAAGACCCGGTCGGGGAAGATCCTGCGCAAGACGATGCGCGGAATCGCCGACGGGCGCGACGAGCCGGTGCCGTCGACGATCGAGGACCCGTCGGTGCTGGACGCGCTGCGGCCGGTGCTGCGCCCCGAGTGA
- a CDS encoding TMEM175 family protein — protein sequence MPPRFRLPAQRFALSDTARAEAFSDAVLAIALTILVLGLTTPAHPPGGLGHALARQWPAYLGYAASFSYIAVIWLNHHRCFLRIRSMDRGLHAANFFLLFTTAALAFPTEVVATELRADAWGTDAKVAVALYAALAAVMCLSWAALYDHLRRRPELLEETIEPTYVRHGSLRSWIGALAYALAGVLGVLVTPLAALAAFILLPVFYFTTSEGLPGSRDTSGEAAA from the coding sequence ATGCCGCCCCGTTTCCGCCTGCCCGCCCAGCGTTTCGCTCTGTCGGACACGGCTCGTGCCGAAGCGTTCAGTGACGCGGTCCTCGCGATCGCACTGACCATCCTGGTGCTCGGCCTGACCACCCCCGCACATCCGCCCGGCGGCCTGGGACACGCACTGGCCCGCCAGTGGCCCGCCTATCTGGGATACGCCGCGTCCTTCAGCTACATCGCGGTGATCTGGCTCAACCACCACCGGTGCTTCCTGCGGATCCGCAGCATGGACCGGGGCCTGCACGCGGCGAACTTCTTCTTGCTCTTCACCACGGCGGCGCTGGCCTTTCCCACCGAGGTCGTCGCCACCGAACTGCGGGCCGACGCCTGGGGCACGGACGCGAAGGTGGCCGTGGCGCTCTACGCGGCCCTCGCCGCCGTGATGTGTCTGAGCTGGGCGGCCCTCTACGACCACCTGCGCCGGCGCCCCGAGCTCCTGGAGGAGACCATCGAGCCCACGTATGTACGCCACGGCTCCCTTCGCTCGTGGATCGGAGCGCTGGCCTACGCGCTCGCCGGAGTCCTGGGCGTCCTCGTCACGCCGCTGGCCGCCCTGGCCGCGTTCATCCTGCTCCCCGTCTTCTACTTCACCACCAGCGAAGGGCTGCCGGGGAGCCGGGACACGTCCGGTGAGGCCGCCGCCTGA
- a CDS encoding alpha/beta fold hydrolase, with protein sequence MPQVRAAGVNLHYQAVGDGTPLVLVHASWNDHTSWRSAIEADLSASFTVVSYDRRGHGRSEEVPGQGTRRQDEDDLAALIEGLGHAPAHVAGVSFGASIILGLATRRPELFRSIAVHEPPLVGVVADDAEAMAQLRPTMASIEAVVDHLRRAETERGARLFVEEVALGPGSWGRLTGPVRAMFVAHARTWLDEQSDPSWALLDLDRLSACTMPVLLSRGSTSPSWFSMVLERLAAALPRAQRRSFEGAGHIPHVTHPQEYTAVLTEFIGAAEAGDHTSGR encoded by the coding sequence ATGCCCCAGGTACGCGCCGCCGGCGTGAATCTCCACTACCAGGCGGTCGGTGACGGCACACCGCTCGTACTCGTCCACGCTTCGTGGAACGACCACACGAGCTGGCGGTCCGCGATCGAGGCCGACCTCTCCGCGTCCTTCACCGTGGTCTCCTACGACCGCCGCGGCCACGGCCGGAGCGAAGAGGTGCCGGGTCAGGGCACCCGGAGGCAGGACGAGGACGACCTCGCCGCGCTGATCGAAGGGCTCGGCCACGCCCCCGCGCATGTCGCCGGGGTCTCCTTCGGCGCGTCGATCATCCTCGGCCTGGCCACCCGCCGGCCCGAGCTGTTCCGCAGCATCGCGGTGCACGAGCCACCACTGGTCGGGGTCGTGGCCGACGACGCGGAGGCCATGGCACAGCTGCGGCCGACCATGGCCTCCATCGAAGCCGTGGTGGACCACCTCCGCCGGGCGGAGACCGAGCGGGGCGCACGCCTGTTCGTGGAGGAGGTGGCCCTGGGCCCCGGCAGCTGGGGCCGGCTGACCGGTCCGGTGCGCGCGATGTTCGTGGCCCACGCCCGGACCTGGCTGGACGAACAGTCCGACCCGTCCTGGGCCCTACTGGACCTGGACCGGCTCTCCGCCTGCACGATGCCGGTACTGCTGAGCCGCGGCAGCACGAGCCCCAGCTGGTTCTCGATGGTCCTGGAGCGGCTGGCCGCGGCCCTGCCGCGGGCACAGCGCCGGAGCTTCGAGGGGGCGGGGCATATCCCGCATGTCACCCACCCCCAGGAGTACACGGCCGTCCTCACCGAGTTCATCGGGGCGGCGGAGGCCGGTGACCACACGTCCGGTCGCTGA
- a CDS encoding coagulation factor 5/8 type domain-containing protein, which translates to MTNDTTRRGRRGRRRIAGWTAAFAALAGAAAAALTVPAAHGADAEPDFGPNVQVFDPSMSAQDIQGKLDSVFGEQEKNQFGQARHALLFKPGSYDVKANVGFYTQVAGLGLSPDDTTINGQVHAEADWFDGNATQNFWRDAENLAVNPDGGADRWAVSQAAPYRRMHLKGDLQLDDGGWSSGGLLADTKVDGQVKSGSQQQWLSRNTEWGGWTGSNWNMVFVGAQNAPAGNFPKPPYTRVDKTPVSREKPFLYVDDDGAYKVFAPDVRKDSTGTSWSSGAPKGTSIPLDDFFIVKPGDTAEEMNAALDAGKHLLVTPGVYHLDAPLKVTRPDTVVLGLGLATLIPDNGVSAMTVADVDGVKLAGLLIDAGSENSETLMEVGPKDSSASHADNPTSLHDVFFRVGGAGVGKASTSLVVNSSNVIGDHTWIWRADHGDGVGWDSNTADQGLVVNGDDVTMYGLFVEHYQKHQTTWNGEGGRTYFYQNEMPYDPPNQDAWMNGSTKGYAAYKVADSVKRHEAWGLGSYCFFNTNKSVTAEHAFEVPQTPDVTFHDMVTVSLGGTGTINHVINGTGGPSDGGSNVANVVDYP; encoded by the coding sequence ATGACGAACGACACCACCAGGCGCGGGCGTCGGGGACGCCGCCGCATCGCCGGCTGGACCGCCGCGTTCGCCGCGCTGGCCGGTGCCGCCGCGGCGGCGCTGACCGTACCGGCGGCGCACGGCGCGGACGCCGAACCGGACTTCGGTCCCAATGTGCAGGTCTTCGACCCGTCCATGTCCGCCCAGGACATCCAGGGCAAGCTCGACTCGGTCTTCGGCGAGCAGGAGAAGAACCAGTTCGGCCAGGCCCGGCACGCCCTGCTGTTCAAGCCCGGCTCCTACGACGTCAAGGCCAACGTCGGCTTCTACACGCAGGTGGCGGGCCTGGGCCTGTCGCCCGACGACACCACCATCAACGGCCAGGTGCACGCCGAGGCCGACTGGTTCGACGGCAACGCCACGCAGAACTTCTGGCGGGACGCCGAGAACCTGGCCGTCAACCCGGATGGTGGCGCGGACCGTTGGGCCGTATCGCAGGCCGCCCCGTACCGCCGCATGCATCTGAAGGGCGATCTGCAGCTGGACGACGGCGGCTGGTCCAGCGGCGGTCTGCTGGCCGACACCAAGGTCGACGGGCAGGTGAAGTCCGGATCGCAGCAGCAGTGGCTCTCCCGCAACACCGAATGGGGCGGCTGGACCGGCTCCAACTGGAACATGGTGTTCGTCGGCGCGCAGAACGCCCCGGCCGGCAACTTCCCCAAGCCGCCGTACACCCGGGTCGACAAGACACCCGTGTCCCGTGAGAAGCCCTTCCTGTACGTCGACGACGACGGCGCCTACAAGGTGTTCGCGCCGGACGTGCGCAAGGACTCGACGGGCACGTCCTGGTCCTCCGGTGCGCCGAAGGGCACATCGATCCCGCTGGACGACTTCTTCATCGTCAAGCCGGGTGACACGGCCGAGGAGATGAACGCGGCGCTGGATGCGGGCAAGCACCTGCTCGTCACCCCTGGTGTCTACCACCTGGACGCGCCGCTGAAGGTGACCCGGCCCGACACCGTCGTGCTGGGCCTGGGACTGGCCACGCTGATCCCCGACAACGGGGTCTCGGCGATGACGGTGGCCGATGTCGACGGCGTCAAGCTCGCCGGCCTGCTCATCGACGCGGGCAGCGAGAACTCCGAGACGCTGATGGAGGTCGGCCCCAAGGACTCCTCCGCGAGCCACGCCGACAACCCCACGTCGCTGCACGATGTGTTCTTCCGGGTCGGCGGCGCGGGCGTGGGCAAGGCGTCCACCAGCCTGGTGGTCAACAGCTCGAACGTGATCGGCGACCACACCTGGATCTGGCGCGCCGACCACGGTGACGGCGTTGGCTGGGACTCCAACACGGCCGACCAGGGGCTCGTCGTCAACGGCGACGACGTGACCATGTACGGCCTGTTCGTGGAGCACTACCAGAAGCACCAGACCACCTGGAACGGCGAGGGCGGCCGCACGTACTTCTACCAGAACGAGATGCCCTACGACCCGCCGAACCAGGACGCCTGGATGAACGGCTCCACCAAGGGATACGCCGCCTACAAGGTGGCCGACTCGGTCAAGCGCCATGAGGCGTGGGGCCTGGGCAGCTACTGCTTCTTCAACACCAACAAGTCCGTCACCGCCGAGCACGCCTTCGAGGTTCCCCAGACCCCGGATGTGACGTTCCATGACATGGTCACCGTCTCGCTCGGCGGCACCGGCACGATCAATCACGTCATCAACGGCACGGGAGGCCCGTCGGACGGGGGCAGCAACGTCGCGAACGTGGTCGACTACCCCTGA
- a CDS encoding chitinase, translated as MNDREECTAQDRAHRRRRRRTALAVAAVAAVASTTAAAWAASPGQAPTAASAAPAAVAPYLYNGWGNPPDPGEVMDATGVSWFTLAFVLDSGNCSPQWDGSRPLTGGADEQTVKAIRAKGGDVVPSFGGASGAKLEQSCGDAKALAGAYQKVIDAYGLKAIDIDIEGDAYNDPAVQQKTIDALKQVKADNPGLLTYVTFPSDQNGPDDSMIRRAAESDFEADSWTIMPFDFGGEGQNMGELTKQATDGLKNAVKGAYGYSDDDAYRHSGLSSMNGITDVNETVSTDDFETILDYASQHHLSRLSFWSVNRDRPCPGAYPNDDTCSGVAQEPWQFTGIFARYQG; from the coding sequence ATGAACGACCGCGAAGAATGCACCGCCCAGGACCGCGCACACCGCCGCCGCCGGCGGCGGACCGCCCTGGCCGTGGCCGCCGTGGCCGCCGTCGCGAGCACGACCGCGGCCGCCTGGGCCGCGAGCCCCGGTCAGGCCCCCACAGCGGCATCCGCCGCACCCGCCGCCGTGGCCCCCTACCTGTACAACGGATGGGGCAACCCGCCGGACCCGGGTGAGGTGATGGACGCCACCGGCGTCAGCTGGTTCACCCTCGCCTTCGTCCTCGACTCGGGCAACTGCTCCCCGCAGTGGGACGGCAGCCGCCCGCTGACCGGCGGGGCCGACGAGCAGACCGTGAAGGCCATACGGGCCAAGGGCGGCGATGTCGTGCCGTCCTTCGGCGGCGCGAGCGGCGCCAAGCTGGAGCAGTCCTGCGGCGACGCGAAGGCCCTGGCCGGGGCCTACCAGAAGGTCATCGACGCCTACGGTCTCAAGGCCATCGACATCGACATCGAGGGCGATGCCTACAACGACCCGGCCGTCCAGCAGAAGACCATCGACGCCCTGAAGCAGGTGAAGGCCGACAACCCGGGGCTGCTCACCTACGTCACCTTCCCCAGCGATCAGAACGGCCCCGACGACAGCATGATCCGCCGGGCCGCCGAGTCCGACTTCGAGGCCGACAGCTGGACCATCATGCCGTTCGACTTCGGCGGCGAGGGCCAGAACATGGGCGAGCTGACCAAGCAGGCCACCGACGGTCTGAAGAACGCCGTCAAGGGCGCCTACGGCTACAGCGACGACGACGCCTACCGGCACAGCGGCCTGTCCTCGATGAACGGCATCACCGACGTCAACGAGACCGTCTCCACCGACGACTTCGAGACGATCCTGGACTACGCCTCCCAGCACCACCTCTCGCGGCTCTCCTTCTGGTCCGTCAACCGGGACCGCCCCTGCCCCGGCGCCTACCCGAACGACGACACCTGCTCCGGGGTCGCCCAGGAGCCCTGGCAGTTCACCGGAATATTCGCCCGGTACCAGGGCTGA
- the glyA gene encoding serine hydroxymethyltransferase, which produces MAANPPTQVTTPHSVPLSELDPEVAAAVDAELHRQRSTLEMIASENFAPAAVMEAQGSVLTNKYAEGYPGRRYYGGCEHVDVIERLAIARVKELFGAEAANVQPHSGAQANAAAMFALLRPGDTILGLDLAHGGHLTHGMRINFSGKLYNVVPYHVRESDLRIDMDEVERLALAHRPKMIVAGWSAYPRRLDFAAFRRIADAVGAYLMVDMAHFAGLVAAGLHPSPVPYADVVTTTTHKTLGGPRGGVILSRADLAKKINSAVFPGQQGGPLEHVIAAKAVAFKVAAGEDFAERQRRTLDGARILAGRLLADDVAEAGITVLTGGTEVHLVLVDLRASALDGQQAEDRLHRVGITVNRNAVPFDPRPPMVSSGLRIGTPALATRGFGTAEFREVADIVAQALMAERLGDEHTGLLRDRVEKLATAFPLYPRLNHSTHPAHPAHPTHPPRPNGDAA; this is translated from the coding sequence ATGGCAGCGAACCCGCCCACCCAGGTCACCACCCCTCACTCCGTCCCGCTCAGCGAGCTCGATCCGGAGGTCGCCGCCGCGGTCGACGCCGAGCTGCACCGGCAGCGGTCGACCCTCGAGATGATCGCCTCGGAGAACTTCGCCCCGGCCGCCGTCATGGAGGCCCAGGGCTCGGTCCTGACCAACAAGTACGCCGAGGGCTACCCGGGCCGTCGCTACTACGGCGGCTGTGAACACGTCGACGTCATCGAGCGGTTGGCCATCGCCCGAGTGAAGGAGCTGTTCGGCGCCGAGGCGGCGAACGTCCAGCCGCATTCGGGCGCGCAGGCCAACGCGGCCGCGATGTTCGCGCTGCTGCGGCCCGGCGACACGATCCTCGGCCTCGACCTCGCGCACGGCGGGCATCTGACCCACGGCATGCGCATCAACTTCTCCGGCAAGCTGTACAACGTCGTGCCGTACCACGTGCGCGAGTCCGATCTGCGCATCGACATGGACGAGGTCGAGCGGCTGGCGCTCGCCCACCGGCCCAAGATGATCGTCGCCGGCTGGTCGGCCTACCCCCGCCGGCTGGACTTCGCCGCGTTCCGGCGGATCGCCGATGCGGTGGGCGCGTATCTGATGGTGGACATGGCGCACTTCGCCGGGCTGGTGGCCGCGGGCCTCCACCCGAGCCCGGTGCCGTACGCCGATGTCGTGACGACCACCACGCACAAGACCCTCGGCGGCCCGCGCGGCGGGGTGATCCTCAGCCGGGCCGACCTGGCCAAGAAGATCAACTCGGCGGTCTTCCCGGGACAGCAGGGCGGCCCGCTGGAGCATGTCATCGCGGCCAAGGCGGTGGCCTTCAAGGTGGCGGCGGGCGAGGACTTCGCGGAGCGCCAGCGGCGCACCCTGGACGGCGCCCGCATCCTCGCCGGACGGCTGCTCGCGGACGATGTGGCCGAGGCCGGGATCACGGTGCTGACCGGCGGCACCGAGGTGCATCTGGTCCTGGTCGATCTGCGCGCCTCCGCGCTCGACGGACAGCAGGCCGAGGACCGGCTGCACCGCGTCGGCATCACCGTCAACCGCAACGCGGTGCCGTTCGACCCCCGTCCGCCGATGGTCTCCTCCGGGCTGCGGATCGGCACCCCGGCCCTGGCCACCCGGGGCTTCGGCACGGCGGAGTTCCGGGAGGTCGCCGACATCGTCGCGCAGGCCCTGATGGCCGAGCGGCTCGGCGACGAGCACACCGGCCTGCTGCGTGACCGGGTGGAAAAGCTCGCCACCGCGTTCCCCCTCTATCCCCGGCTGAACCACTCGACTCACCCGGCTCACCCGGCCCACCCGACGCACCCGCCCCGCCCGAACGGAGACGCGGCATGA
- a CDS encoding SDR family NAD(P)-dependent oxidoreductase, whose amino-acid sequence MKVAVVTGASSGIGRSAAIQIAERGAGVILTYSSNQQGAQDAVAEIEKRGGTAVALPLDIGDTAGFPAFRDAVAEALRTTWQRDTFDHLVNNAGFAGNSMIEETTEEFFDALTRGLFKGPFFLTQALLPLMADGGAIVNTTSNSTRPAVTAPGYSVYASVKGALTVLTRYMAKEFSARGIRVNSVAPGATRTRFADDAFERHPEIIPDLARTFALGRIGEPDDIGMVIATLVGEEGRWITAQDIEVSGGQNL is encoded by the coding sequence ATGAAGGTAGCCGTGGTCACGGGCGCCAGCTCCGGTATCGGCCGCAGCGCGGCGATCCAGATCGCCGAACGGGGCGCCGGGGTCATCCTCACCTACAGCTCCAACCAGCAGGGCGCCCAGGACGCCGTCGCCGAGATCGAGAAGCGGGGCGGCACCGCCGTGGCCCTGCCTCTGGACATCGGCGACACGGCCGGCTTTCCCGCGTTCCGCGACGCCGTGGCCGAGGCGCTGCGCACCACCTGGCAGCGCGACACCTTCGACCACCTCGTCAACAACGCGGGTTTCGCGGGGAATTCGATGATCGAGGAGACCACCGAGGAGTTCTTCGACGCGCTCACCCGTGGCCTGTTCAAGGGGCCGTTCTTCCTCACCCAGGCGCTGCTGCCGCTGATGGCCGACGGCGGGGCGATCGTCAACACCACCAGCAACTCCACCCGGCCGGCCGTGACGGCGCCCGGGTACTCCGTCTACGCGTCCGTGAAGGGCGCCCTGACGGTACTGACCCGCTACATGGCCAAGGAGTTCAGCGCCCGGGGCATCCGCGTCAACTCCGTCGCACCCGGCGCCACCCGCACCCGCTTCGCCGACGATGCCTTCGAGCGGCACCCGGAGATCATCCCGGACCTGGCGCGCACCTTCGCACTCGGGCGGATCGGTGAACCCGACGACATCGGCATGGTGATCGCCACCCTGGTCGGCGAGGAAGGCCGCTGGATCACCGCCCAGGACATCGAGGTCTCCGGCGGACAGAACCTCTGA
- a CDS encoding glycoside hydrolase family 88 protein, with protein MSVSRRALLTTAAGTAVAATSIAPPAQAAQKVPGHAAATLDATADYAVAKLRAVAPGVSGFPVGTKFEKWTYSQNGDWVGGFWPGTLWMAWLHSGEERFRTLALASAEKLAPRQDDTGTHDLGFLFYPSWVTAWRLTGDDKWRTGAIRAASSLIRRYNPKGRFIRAWGALNDPSNAGRVIMDTMMNLDLLAFASSQTGDRTYLDIAVEHARTTQRNFPRPDGSTPHVYDFDPASGAPLGPGTVQGYSPASCWSRGQAWGIYGFTTIYRRTGRREFLTTARKLADFALGALSPDHVPVWDYLAPQAPHDIKDASAGAVMACGLLDLSRATGEPRYREEALKLLTALSETCLTRKSTRADAVVARCTRNRPSEDGVEISLPYADYYLLEGILRVLRPDDIDRAIDLSTV; from the coding sequence ATGAGCGTTTCCCGGCGAGCCCTGCTGACCACCGCGGCCGGTACGGCGGTGGCGGCCACCTCGATCGCTCCCCCGGCGCAGGCCGCGCAGAAGGTTCCCGGCCATGCCGCCGCCACGCTCGACGCGACGGCGGACTACGCGGTGGCCAAGCTGCGCGCGGTGGCACCGGGGGTGAGTGGCTTTCCGGTCGGTACGAAGTTCGAGAAGTGGACGTACTCCCAAAACGGCGACTGGGTCGGCGGGTTCTGGCCCGGCACCCTGTGGATGGCCTGGCTCCACAGCGGCGAGGAGCGGTTCCGCACCCTGGCGCTCGCCTCCGCGGAGAAGCTCGCCCCGCGCCAGGATGACACCGGCACCCACGACCTCGGATTCCTCTTCTACCCCTCGTGGGTCACCGCGTGGCGGCTCACCGGCGACGACAAGTGGCGGACGGGCGCGATCCGGGCCGCCTCCTCGCTGATCCGGCGGTACAACCCGAAGGGCCGTTTCATCCGGGCCTGGGGAGCGCTGAACGATCCGTCGAACGCGGGCCGGGTCATCATGGACACGATGATGAACCTCGATCTACTGGCATTCGCGAGCAGCCAGACCGGAGACCGCACGTACCTCGACATCGCCGTGGAACACGCGAGAACCACCCAGCGGAACTTCCCCCGCCCGGACGGCTCGACCCCGCATGTCTACGACTTCGACCCGGCCTCCGGCGCGCCCCTGGGCCCGGGCACCGTACAGGGCTACAGCCCGGCCTCCTGCTGGTCGCGCGGGCAGGCATGGGGGATCTACGGATTCACCACGATCTACCGCCGGACCGGCCGGCGGGAATTCCTCACCACCGCGCGGAAGCTCGCCGACTTCGCCCTGGGCGCGCTGAGCCCGGACCATGTGCCGGTGTGGGACTATCTCGCGCCGCAGGCGCCGCACGACATCAAGGACGCGTCCGCGGGGGCGGTGATGGCCTGTGGTCTGCTCGACCTGTCGCGGGCGACCGGCGAACCGCGCTACCGCGAGGAGGCGCTGAAGCTGCTCACCGCGCTGTCGGAGACCTGTCTGACCAGGAAGTCGACCCGCGCCGACGCGGTCGTGGCGCGCTGCACCCGCAATCGGCCGAGCGAGGACGGCGTCGAGATCTCGCTCCCGTACGCCGACTACTACCTGCTCGAAGGCATCCTGCGGGTGCTGCGGCCCGATGACATCGACCGGGCCATCGACCTGTCCACGGTCTGA